A DNA window from Halomicrobium mukohataei DSM 12286 contains the following coding sequences:
- a CDS encoding rhomboid family intramembrane serine protease — MSKCDACGKTENMPYRCHHCGGTYCSEHRLPEAHDCPGLDDWGDPDGVFDSGFDDSVDDGGGRGLGDRLSVDTGPGSILGYFRGNATYTMLGLMWVTFLLQHLVVLVGIPIGGPTWSAIFTLQPQHPEYVWTWFTSVFSHAPLSLGHIALNSIVIFFFGRIVEDYVGSKKFTILFLVSGALAGLGQIGLSHLLVFLGYQPGLGAGVLGASGAGLAIMGVLTVLNPGLRVYLYFLIPVPIWAITGFYVIVSVAGILGVGGPFTGGNVADMAHLVGLVIGLWYGSQVKGQRRTPDQLQFGGGGRGPGGPGGPGGPGRGRF; from the coding sequence ATGTCGAAGTGCGACGCGTGTGGTAAGACCGAGAACATGCCGTACCGGTGTCACCACTGCGGGGGGACCTACTGCTCGGAGCACCGGCTGCCGGAGGCACACGACTGTCCGGGGCTGGACGACTGGGGTGACCCCGACGGCGTGTTCGACAGCGGATTCGACGACAGTGTCGACGACGGCGGAGGCCGCGGACTCGGCGACCGGCTCTCGGTCGACACCGGGCCGGGCAGCATCCTCGGGTACTTCCGCGGGAACGCGACCTACACCATGCTGGGCCTGATGTGGGTCACGTTCCTCTTGCAGCATCTGGTGGTCCTCGTGGGCATCCCGATCGGCGGGCCGACCTGGAGCGCGATCTTCACACTCCAGCCCCAGCACCCAGAGTACGTCTGGACCTGGTTCACCTCCGTGTTCTCTCACGCGCCGCTGAGCCTCGGCCACATCGCGCTGAACAGCATCGTGATCTTCTTCTTCGGCCGGATCGTCGAGGACTACGTCGGATCGAAGAAGTTCACGATCCTGTTTCTCGTCTCCGGTGCGCTGGCCGGCCTCGGTCAGATCGGGCTCTCGCACCTGCTCGTCTTCCTCGGTTACCAGCCCGGCCTCGGTGCCGGCGTTCTGGGGGCCAGCGGTGCCGGACTGGCGATCATGGGCGTCCTGACGGTCCTCAACCCCGGCCTCCGGGTCTACCTCTACTTCCTGATTCCGGTGCCGATCTGGGCGATCACCGGCTTCTACGTGATCGTCAGCGTCGCCGGCATTCTCGGCGTCGGCGGCCCCTTCACCGGCGGCAACGTCGCCGACATGGCCCACCTCGTCGGCCTCGTGATCGGGCTGTGGTACGGCAGTCAGGTCAAAGGCCAGCGGCGAACGCCCGATCAGTTGCAGTTCGGCGGCGGCGGTCGCGGACCCGGCGGTCCCGGCGGACCGGGCGGTCCCGGCCGCGGTCGGTTCTGA
- a CDS encoding endonuclease V encodes MEPARPEFVPDPALSRGEMESLQREIAAEATFADDLGFDPAALRSDPEQHRLGEDVGDGSDSAPAQPLVAGVDQAFVDDVAVSAVVVSRGDEVVERVHAAVETEIPYIPGLLSFREGGAILAALGELRRTPDLLVVDGSGRIHFREAGLATHVGVLFDVPAIGVAKSLLCGRPRESLDGKLSVGTTVGIEADDSVETATPGALIGHAVQTRQYDSPKRHVNPLYVSPGHRVGAETVPELVLATTAGYKLPEPTRLADSDADEAKAAVRDDRA; translated from the coding sequence ATGGAGCCCGCTCGACCCGAGTTCGTCCCCGATCCGGCGCTCTCGCGCGGCGAGATGGAGTCGCTCCAGCGAGAGATCGCCGCCGAGGCGACGTTCGCGGACGACCTCGGCTTCGATCCGGCGGCGCTCCGGTCCGACCCCGAGCAGCACAGACTGGGCGAGGATGTCGGGGACGGCTCTGACAGCGCGCCAGCGCAGCCGCTGGTCGCGGGCGTCGACCAGGCCTTCGTCGACGACGTGGCGGTCTCGGCGGTCGTCGTCAGCCGCGGCGACGAGGTCGTCGAACGCGTCCACGCCGCCGTCGAGACGGAAATCCCCTACATTCCGGGGCTGCTCTCCTTTCGCGAGGGCGGGGCGATCCTCGCGGCGCTCGGGGAACTACGACGGACGCCGGACCTGCTGGTCGTCGACGGCAGCGGCCGCATCCACTTTCGGGAAGCCGGGCTGGCGACCCACGTCGGCGTCCTGTTCGACGTGCCCGCGATCGGCGTCGCCAAGAGCCTCCTCTGTGGCCGGCCCCGAGAGTCGCTCGACGGGAAACTCTCGGTCGGAACGACCGTCGGAATCGAGGCCGACGACAGCGTCGAGACGGCCACGCCGGGGGCGCTGATCGGCCACGCCGTCCAGACCCGACAGTACGACTCGCCCAAGCGCCACGTCAATCCGCTGTACGTCAGCCCCGGCCACCGCGTCGGGGCCGAGACTGTCCCCGAGCTCGTGCTCGCGACCACGGCCGGCTACAAGCTCCCGGAGCCGACGCGGCTGGCCGACAGCGACGCCGACGAGGCGAAGGCCGCAGTGCGAGACGATCGGGCCTGA
- a CDS encoding SDR family oxidoreductase, whose translation MTKTALITGASSGIGRATAEAFLADDWQVWATARNEADVAGLADSGAKTAELDVTNARECERVVETVVGAEGRIDCLVNNAGYGQYGPLEDVTTAQLHEQFDVNVYGPHRLTRAVLPHMRDREDGTIVNVSSVNGRIATPGAGAYAGSKFALEAMSDSLRAEVADFGVDVVLVEPGPVETNFVDRAGEAMADTDASGAYGWLYELYEDTALVSENAVSVSPEAVAHAIRDAAVTTDPRPRYPVGQFARVATLASHLPGRWRDLAVAVLRKLV comes from the coding sequence ATGACGAAGACGGCGCTGATAACGGGTGCCTCCTCTGGCATCGGGCGGGCGACGGCCGAGGCGTTTCTCGCGGACGACTGGCAGGTGTGGGCGACGGCCCGGAACGAGGCCGACGTGGCCGGTCTCGCCGACTCGGGTGCGAAGACGGCCGAACTCGACGTGACCAACGCTCGCGAGTGCGAGCGGGTCGTCGAGACGGTCGTCGGGGCCGAGGGACGCATCGACTGTCTGGTCAACAACGCGGGCTACGGCCAGTACGGCCCCCTCGAAGACGTGACGACGGCACAGCTCCACGAGCAGTTCGACGTGAACGTCTACGGCCCCCACCGACTCACGCGGGCGGTCCTGCCTCACATGCGGGACCGCGAGGACGGCACGATCGTCAACGTCTCCAGCGTCAACGGCCGGATCGCGACGCCGGGGGCCGGAGCCTACGCCGGCTCGAAGTTCGCCCTCGAAGCGATGAGCGACTCGCTGCGAGCCGAGGTCGCCGACTTCGGCGTCGACGTGGTCCTGGTCGAGCCCGGTCCCGTGGAGACGAACTTCGTCGACCGGGCGGGCGAGGCGATGGCCGACACGGACGCCTCCGGCGCGTACGGGTGGCTCTACGAGCTCTACGAGGACACCGCGCTGGTCAGCGAGAACGCGGTGTCGGTCTCGCCAGAAGCGGTCGCACACGCGATCCGTGACGCCGCCGTGACCACCGATCCACGGCCGCGATACCCCGTCGGCCAGTTCGCTCGCGTCGCCACCCTCGCCAGCCACCTCCCGGGTCGCTGGCGGGACCTGGCGGTCGCCGTCCTGCGGAAGCTCGTCTGA
- a CDS encoding DJ-1/PfpI family protein — protein sequence MPDAAVLLFDGVESLDAVGPYDVLARAIESDGALADVALVTATPTESVTASKGTEIVPHGTLDAEDPPDYLLVPGGRWASGTDGGVRAAVERGVVPDLVADCHAAGSTVAAVCTGAMVLARAGLLDGRPAVTHASALSDLAATDATVVDARVVDDGDVLTAGGVTAGIDLALWLVEREWGTGVAERVRTTLEYDRSDDIYRSESV from the coding sequence ATGCCCGACGCTGCCGTACTCCTGTTCGACGGGGTCGAATCGCTCGACGCCGTCGGCCCGTACGACGTGCTGGCGAGAGCGATAGAGAGCGACGGAGCCCTCGCCGACGTGGCGCTCGTGACCGCGACGCCGACCGAGAGCGTGACCGCGAGCAAGGGAACCGAGATCGTGCCACACGGTACGCTCGACGCCGAGGACCCGCCCGACTACCTGCTCGTGCCGGGCGGGCGCTGGGCCAGCGGGACCGACGGGGGCGTCAGAGCGGCCGTCGAACGCGGCGTCGTCCCGGACCTCGTCGCGGACTGTCACGCCGCCGGCTCGACGGTCGCCGCAGTCTGTACCGGTGCGATGGTACTCGCCCGCGCCGGACTCCTCGACGGCCGCCCGGCAGTGACCCACGCCAGCGCGCTGTCGGACCTCGCCGCCACGGACGCGACGGTCGTCGACGCGCGCGTCGTCGACGACGGCGACGTGCTCACTGCCGGCGGCGTCACCGCCGGCATCGATCTCGCGCTGTGGCTCGTCGAACGCGAGTGGGGCACGGGCGTCGCCGAACGCGTGCGAACGACGCTCGAATACGACCGTTCGGACGACATCTACCGGAGCGAGAGCGTCTAG
- a CDS encoding ArsA family ATPase, with amino-acid sequence MSELDVETVEEIDAPTGVDAPDYVLYGGKGGVGKTTCAAATALASARDGTATLVVSTDPAHSLSDTLGTEIPAEPARIREDLPLYAAEIDPEAAVGEGPLGMDGDLGGLEQLLGGEDANPLAGSMPGSDEAAAMRLLLQYMDDDRFERVVVDTAPTGHTLRLLELPEAMDSMLGKLLTLKDRMSGMLEGLGGMFGDDADQEEMERDLQAMREQIEQLRAVLRDPEKTDFRVVMVPEELSVMESERLLDRLEAFGIPAGTLVVNRVLQDLDSVVDAELPGDYVGPNHDDCEFCARRWSVQQDALARSQDLFRGHEVRRVPLLAEEVQGEELLEVVAACLD; translated from the coding sequence ATGAGCGAACTCGACGTCGAGACGGTCGAAGAGATCGACGCGCCGACCGGTGTCGACGCGCCGGACTACGTCCTCTACGGCGGCAAGGGCGGCGTCGGCAAGACCACCTGTGCCGCGGCAACGGCGCTTGCGAGCGCCCGCGACGGCACGGCGACGCTGGTCGTCTCGACCGACCCGGCACACTCCCTGTCAGACACGCTCGGGACCGAGATCCCCGCCGAGCCCGCGCGGATCCGCGAGGACCTCCCGCTGTACGCCGCCGAGATCGACCCGGAGGCCGCCGTCGGGGAGGGACCGCTGGGGATGGACGGCGACCTCGGCGGTCTCGAACAGCTGCTCGGCGGCGAGGACGCGAACCCGCTCGCGGGATCGATGCCGGGATCGGACGAGGCCGCGGCCATGCGACTGCTCTTGCAGTACATGGACGACGACCGCTTCGAGCGCGTGGTCGTCGACACAGCGCCGACCGGCCACACGCTCCGACTGCTGGAACTGCCCGAGGCGATGGACTCGATGCTCGGAAAGCTGCTGACGCTCAAAGATCGCATGTCGGGCATGCTTGAGGGGCTCGGCGGGATGTTCGGCGACGACGCGGACCAAGAGGAGATGGAGCGCGACCTCCAGGCGATGCGCGAGCAGATCGAACAGCTCCGGGCGGTCCTGCGCGACCCCGAGAAGACCGACTTCCGGGTCGTGATGGTGCCCGAAGAGCTCTCGGTGATGGAGTCCGAGCGGCTGCTGGACCGGCTAGAGGCCTTCGGTATCCCGGCCGGAACCCTCGTCGTCAACCGCGTGTTACAGGACCTCGACAGCGTCGTCGACGCGGAACTACCGGGCGACTACGTCGGTCCGAACCACGACGACTGCGAGTTCTGTGCCCGTCGGTGGTCCGTCCAGCAGGACGCGCTGGCCCGCTCTCAGGACCTCTTCCGGGGGCACGAGGTCCGGCGCGTGCCGCTGCTGGCCGAGGAGGTCCAGGGCGAGGAGCTGCTGGAAGTCGTCGCGGCCTGCCTGGACTAG
- a CDS encoding DUF7563 family protein, which yields MPECQNCGEFVTEQYVRVFTPEGHDGPRVCPYCEDKLRDGADVREARSSRQ from the coding sequence ATGCCCGAGTGCCAGAACTGCGGAGAGTTCGTAACAGAGCAGTACGTTCGGGTCTTCACGCCCGAAGGACACGACGGGCCACGGGTCTGCCCCTACTGCGAGGACAAGCTTCGTGACGGCGCAGACGTGCGCGAAGCACGCTCCTCTCGGCAGTAG
- a CDS encoding DsbA family protein, translated as MDDLTRRRLLGGTAGLVAGTAGCVGGDANTDADATPTDRELMTSGSSDVDFDHPSATGINDQPTLGDRGRQGVIVAFEDPSCPTCRRFHRNTFPQIESELLAPGDVAYVFRGYPVVYEWGGPATRALEATFARDPAAVWDLKAHYFDQQGQFSTDNVLDRTRSYLDDATNVDGSAVVTAVSEDAAAQAVQTDYDAGQAAGASGTPTFYLFRDGEYQTTVSGAQDFTVFENVLLG; from the coding sequence ATGGACGATCTGACGCGACGGCGGCTACTCGGTGGGACCGCCGGGCTGGTGGCCGGGACGGCGGGCTGTGTCGGCGGTGACGCCAACACTGACGCCGACGCCACTCCGACCGACCGGGAGCTGATGACCAGCGGGAGCAGCGACGTGGACTTCGATCACCCGTCGGCGACGGGGATCAACGACCAGCCGACGCTCGGTGACCGGGGCCGGCAGGGCGTCATCGTCGCCTTCGAGGACCCCTCCTGTCCGACCTGCCGGCGGTTCCACCGGAACACGTTTCCACAGATCGAGTCCGAACTGCTCGCGCCTGGCGACGTGGCCTACGTCTTCCGGGGGTATCCCGTCGTCTACGAGTGGGGCGGCCCGGCGACGCGGGCGCTGGAGGCGACGTTCGCTCGCGACCCGGCGGCCGTCTGGGATCTAAAGGCTCACTACTTCGACCAGCAGGGGCAGTTCTCGACGGACAACGTCCTCGATCGCACCCGTTCGTACCTCGACGACGCGACCAACGTGGACGGATCGGCGGTCGTCACAGCGGTGAGCGAAGACGCCGCCGCCCAGGCGGTCCAGACCGACTACGACGCCGGACAGGCCGCTGGCGCGTCGGGGACGCCGACGTTCTACCTGTTCCGAGACGGCGAGTACCAGACGACGGTCAGCGGAGCCCAGGACTTCACGGTCTTCGAGAACGTCCTTCTGGGATGA
- a CDS encoding DUF6653 family protein, protein MSDSCADRLEAAFWRRHANPRSGWSRVPTGPVIVYAIYRRDWRLLAAALVWTAVNPILFSPPETDDAWMTRAVLAERWWIDDEQRSTIGLDYPNVCNAVGASAFGYALYAAWRRRARGAAIGTAVGVALKLWWLRVLVARYDARARRS, encoded by the coding sequence ATGAGCGATTCGTGTGCGGACCGGCTGGAGGCCGCGTTCTGGCGTCGCCACGCGAACCCCAGGAGCGGCTGGTCGCGCGTTCCCACTGGCCCCGTGATCGTCTACGCGATCTATCGGCGCGACTGGCGGCTGCTCGCGGCGGCGCTGGTCTGGACGGCCGTCAACCCGATCCTGTTCTCGCCGCCCGAGACCGACGACGCCTGGATGACCCGTGCGGTCCTCGCCGAACGGTGGTGGATCGACGACGAGCAGCGCTCGACGATCGGGCTGGACTACCCGAACGTCTGCAACGCCGTCGGTGCCTCGGCGTTCGGGTACGCGCTGTACGCCGCGTGGCGACGCCGCGCGCGGGGAGCCGCGATCGGAACCGCGGTCGGTGTCGCGCTGAAGCTCTGGTGGCTGCGCGTGCTGGTAGCGCGTTACGACGCGCGAGCCCGGCGGAGCTGA
- a CDS encoding ATP-dependent DNA helicase → MGDSAVDGRGWEEYFAFDEPYANQGDAIERAIEAGEARGYLAMEGPCGTGKTMAALTAGAQLLDAGHYERIVVVTPVKQQLQQFVTDLRAMNAGLDEPLNGISLVGKRDLCPYGREDIFPDDSSVHDRCEDLRENTARLVEAEGDGTDHAPASAAVEAELGDDEQWWDPQIASDLAAAARPDARDQQRLGEGTLGTAGADSPYRPSQPAAPESIADGDDPPLYCPFEADWYARNTGSPIDFGVGEHNVVTAEEYLPASVEYGTCPHRAMSVLLEAADVVIGNYNHLFDPQTRPLLASILDEDTFVVVDEAHRLEERVRDLLSDRVGRQTLTQARNDLNFLLQRARQTDDHRQQVEEVLAAREVPLAAVEQAQQLYDDVLDWLDDRVRTYLDGEFEGWRTDPDQLPQRDHEIPLRDPETVEPDALTEWAEREGYDGGLWRSLPKIGAAVEEAIDTLGLSRTPVCAAVGTIAGQWWERDHAGFLREIELEHAPADERHVDADYEVAYTAGLLCYNCMPSTALRNVFDDLGGGVLMSATLEPLDVFQHVSGLSFLRDGGPDRDPRFVTAATYGLTFPADNRASYLVDCRPFTARNRGDPETMRPLGEAWNPTRDEYAHALRSLARSPGNVLVAMPNYREAAWAGAYLDDAVDKPVLVDESSSNDATNRLKQRFYDGPGKVLVTSARGTLTEGVDYDGEKLSTCAVVGIPLVNIGSPRVRGVKRAYGDAFGDDVAFEYALTVPAVRRARQAIGRVIRGAEEVGVRAFVGRRYCPEARHSVYEFLPENERAEFTQLTPEFLADQLDRFWEQA, encoded by the coding sequence ATGGGTGACTCGGCGGTCGACGGACGTGGCTGGGAGGAGTACTTCGCGTTCGACGAGCCGTACGCGAACCAGGGCGACGCCATCGAGCGCGCGATCGAGGCCGGCGAGGCGCGGGGATACCTCGCGATGGAGGGCCCCTGTGGCACTGGCAAGACGATGGCGGCCCTGACGGCCGGCGCACAGCTGCTCGACGCCGGCCACTACGAGCGGATCGTCGTCGTGACGCCGGTCAAGCAGCAACTCCAGCAGTTCGTCACGGACCTCCGCGCGATGAACGCCGGACTGGACGAGCCACTGAACGGCATCTCACTGGTCGGCAAGCGCGACCTCTGTCCGTACGGGCGCGAAGATATCTTTCCCGACGACAGCTCCGTCCACGACCGCTGTGAAGACCTGCGAGAGAACACGGCACGGCTCGTCGAGGCCGAGGGCGACGGCACCGACCACGCGCCGGCCAGCGCCGCCGTCGAGGCGGAACTCGGCGACGACGAGCAGTGGTGGGACCCACAGATCGCCAGCGACCTCGCGGCGGCGGCCCGACCGGACGCCCGCGACCAGCAGCGCTTGGGCGAGGGGACGCTGGGGACCGCCGGTGCCGACTCCCCGTATCGACCGAGCCAGCCCGCTGCCCCGGAATCGATCGCCGACGGCGACGATCCGCCGCTGTACTGTCCGTTCGAGGCCGACTGGTACGCTCGCAACACCGGCTCGCCGATCGACTTCGGCGTCGGGGAACACAACGTCGTCACGGCCGAGGAGTACCTCCCCGCGTCGGTGGAGTACGGCACCTGTCCACATCGCGCGATGAGCGTCCTGCTGGAGGCTGCCGACGTGGTGATCGGCAACTACAACCACCTGTTCGACCCACAGACCCGTCCGCTCCTCGCCTCGATCCTCGACGAGGACACGTTCGTGGTCGTCGACGAGGCCCACCGGCTCGAAGAGCGCGTCCGCGACCTCCTCTCGGATCGCGTCGGGAGACAGACGCTCACACAGGCCAGAAACGACCTCAACTTCCTGCTCCAGCGGGCTCGTCAGACCGACGACCACCGACAGCAGGTCGAGGAGGTGCTCGCCGCACGCGAGGTCCCGCTGGCGGCCGTCGAGCAGGCCCAGCAGCTCTACGACGACGTACTCGACTGGCTCGACGACCGGGTTCGGACCTACCTCGACGGCGAGTTCGAGGGGTGGCGCACCGACCCCGACCAGCTCCCCCAGCGCGACCACGAGATTCCGCTGCGAGACCCGGAGACCGTCGAACCGGACGCCCTGACCGAGTGGGCCGAACGCGAGGGGTACGACGGCGGCCTGTGGCGCTCGCTCCCGAAGATCGGCGCGGCGGTCGAGGAGGCCATCGACACGCTCGGCCTCTCGCGGACCCCGGTCTGTGCCGCCGTCGGGACGATCGCGGGCCAGTGGTGGGAACGCGACCACGCCGGCTTCCTCAGAGAGATCGAACTGGAACACGCACCCGCCGACGAGCGCCACGTCGACGCCGACTACGAGGTCGCGTACACCGCCGGGCTCCTGTGTTACAACTGTATGCCATCGACGGCGCTTCGCAACGTCTTCGACGACCTGGGCGGGGGCGTCCTGATGAGTGCGACGCTCGAACCGCTGGACGTGTTCCAGCACGTCTCCGGACTCTCATTTCTCCGCGACGGCGGCCCGGACCGGGACCCTCGCTTCGTCACGGCCGCGACCTACGGACTGACCTTTCCCGCGGACAATCGCGCGTCGTATCTCGTGGACTGTCGCCCCTTCACGGCCCGCAACCGCGGCGATCCCGAGACGATGCGACCGCTGGGCGAGGCCTGGAACCCGACCCGCGACGAGTACGCCCACGCCCTCCGATCGCTGGCGCGCTCGCCCGGCAACGTCCTCGTGGCGATGCCGAACTACCGGGAGGCCGCGTGGGCCGGCGCGTACCTCGACGACGCCGTCGACAAGCCGGTCCTCGTCGACGAGTCGTCCAGCAACGACGCGACGAACCGCCTCAAGCAACGCTTCTACGACGGGCCGGGCAAGGTGCTCGTCACCAGCGCACGGGGCACGCTCACCGAGGGCGTCGACTACGACGGCGAGAAGCTCTCGACCTGCGCGGTCGTCGGCATCCCGCTGGTCAACATCGGCTCGCCGCGGGTTCGGGGGGTCAAGCGGGCCTACGGCGACGCCTTCGGCGACGACGTGGCCTTCGAGTACGCCCTGACCGTGCCCGCAGTCCGGCGCGCCCGCCAGGCCATCGGGCGGGTGATCCGCGGGGCCGAGGAGGTCGGCGTTCGGGCGTTCGTCGGCCGGCGCTACTGTCCCGAGGCACGCCACTCCGTCTACGAGTTCCTGCCGGAGAACGAACGCGCGGAGTTCACGCAGTTGACCCCGGAGTTCCTGGCCGACCAGCTCGATCGGTTCTGGGAGCAGGCGTAG
- a CDS encoding PAS domain-containing protein, with protein sequence MGHERSTRSEGGETLDGRIDVLCIGDRSSSGAISEAAKDVDAPISVAWTTDHRRIRTVAEARTIDCVVIDGSLSEHTHEQVRQIEALPVVLYTETDPANVSDELLAVVDTLVDRGDPDDTAPFLIEKVVGLVSEREEKSEYALAQALARVDDDAACEGHQFLVEPDGTICWASDPFETVFPVDAAADSGGFYERLVALLGDRPSAIRTVTRAQRGVDATSETVVEVPADDETRHFSHSAHELPDSVGSLRLEVFRDVTPQVQREARLELLDLLVEQAQDGLYTLDENGVIDFCNESFAEMLGYERTEIIGRHASKTLAEGELEKGQQTLRHLERTDEESATVDMTFLDREGNRLEVSIHYTLLPSEDGSYAGLMGVVRDITERKERERALEQYQTLVESAGDPMYVLDDEGRIELLNEPMASFFGREKDAVVGERINELLPEAGGERGDRALKSILGDESRTFESFESWLADANGTQRLYEVTVGVIEDDGEFVGSVGTLRDITERERRREELDLLRQVFARVLRHNLRSELSIIMGNTEVVMEELDGPSRELAGTVLERGRRLEETARKARAIESVLDSEAVRTTQCVEQVVDRAVTAVRDEHPDAVIETDGSSSLSVRAHPNLVVAVENLVDNAVEHGEALATCDARVEVERDRDGVSLSVVDGGPGLPECERKALNQESETPLEHGSGLGLWLVNWIVERSGGALGFDHTDGRTTVRIELDGDAESGPD encoded by the coding sequence ATGGGGCACGAGCGGTCGACGCGAAGCGAGGGTGGGGAAACGCTCGACGGACGGATCGACGTGCTGTGTATCGGAGACAGATCGTCGTCCGGGGCGATCAGCGAAGCGGCCAAGGACGTCGACGCCCCGATCTCGGTCGCGTGGACGACCGACCACCGACGGATCCGGACGGTGGCCGAAGCCAGGACCATCGACTGCGTCGTGATCGACGGCTCGCTGAGCGAGCACACCCACGAACAGGTGCGCCAGATCGAGGCGTTACCCGTCGTCCTCTACACCGAGACGGACCCGGCGAACGTGTCCGACGAACTGCTCGCCGTCGTCGACACGCTGGTCGACAGAGGCGATCCGGACGACACCGCCCCGTTCCTGATCGAGAAGGTCGTCGGCCTCGTCAGCGAGCGAGAAGAGAAGAGCGAGTACGCCCTGGCACAGGCGCTCGCGCGGGTCGACGACGACGCCGCCTGCGAGGGACACCAGTTCCTCGTCGAGCCCGACGGGACGATCTGCTGGGCCAGCGATCCGTTCGAGACGGTCTTCCCCGTCGACGCCGCGGCGGACTCGGGTGGCTTCTACGAGCGACTCGTGGCGCTGCTGGGCGACAGACCGAGCGCCATACGGACCGTGACCAGAGCCCAGCGAGGGGTCGACGCGACGAGCGAGACCGTCGTGGAAGTGCCGGCAGACGACGAGACACGCCACTTCAGCCACTCTGCACACGAGCTGCCAGACAGCGTCGGCTCGTTGCGCCTCGAAGTGTTTCGCGACGTGACTCCACAGGTACAGCGCGAGGCGCGACTGGAGCTGCTGGACCTGCTGGTCGAGCAGGCACAGGACGGGCTCTACACGCTGGACGAGAACGGCGTGATCGACTTCTGCAACGAGTCGTTCGCCGAGATGCTGGGCTACGAGCGGACCGAGATCATCGGCCGGCACGCCTCGAAGACGCTGGCGGAGGGCGAGCTAGAGAAGGGCCAGCAGACGCTGCGCCACCTCGAACGCACCGACGAGGAGAGCGCCACCGTCGACATGACTTTCCTCGACCGGGAAGGCAACCGTCTGGAGGTGTCGATCCACTACACGCTGTTGCCGTCCGAAGACGGGAGTTACGCCGGGCTGATGGGTGTCGTCCGGGACATCACGGAACGCAAGGAGCGCGAGCGGGCACTGGAACAGTACCAGACGCTCGTCGAGAGCGCCGGTGATCCGATGTACGTCCTCGACGACGAGGGCCGGATCGAACTGCTCAACGAACCGATGGCGTCGTTCTTCGGCCGAGAGAAGGACGCCGTCGTCGGCGAGCGGATCAACGAACTGCTCCCGGAGGCCGGCGGCGAGCGCGGCGACAGGGCGCTCAAGTCGATTCTCGGGGACGAGAGCCGGACCTTCGAGAGCTTCGAGAGCTGGCTGGCCGACGCCAACGGGACCCAGCGTCTCTACGAGGTGACCGTCGGCGTGATCGAAGACGACGGGGAGTTCGTCGGCTCGGTCGGCACGCTCCGAGACATCACCGAACGCGAGCGTCGCCGCGAGGAGCTGGATCTCCTGCGACAGGTCTTCGCTCGCGTGTTGCGACACAACCTCCGCTCGGAGCTGTCGATCATCATGGGCAACACCGAGGTCGTGATGGAGGAACTGGACGGACCGAGCCGGGAGCTGGCCGGCACAGTGCTGGAACGCGGCAGGCGACTCGAAGAAACCGCGAGGAAGGCCAGAGCGATCGAGTCGGTGCTCGACAGCGAGGCGGTCCGGACGACCCAGTGCGTCGAGCAGGTCGTCGACCGCGCCGTCACGGCCGTCCGAGACGAGCACCCCGACGCAGTTATCGAGACCGACGGGTCGTCGTCACTGTCGGTGCGTGCCCACCCGAACCTGGTCGTCGCCGTCGAGAACCTCGTGGACAACGCCGTCGAGCACGGCGAGGCGCTGGCGACGTGTGATGCCCGCGTCGAGGTCGAACGCGACCGGGACGGCGTCTCGCTGTCGGTGGTCGACGGCGGACCGGGTCTGCCGGAGTGTGAGCGCAAGGCACTGAATCAGGAATCCGAGACGCCACTGGAACACGGGAGCGGACTGGGCCTGTGGCTGGTCAACTGGATCGTCGAGCGCTCCGGTGGGGCGCTGGGCTTCGACCACACCGACGGCCGGACGACCGTGAGGATCGAGCTAGACGGCGACGCCGAGAGCGGCCCCGACTGA